CAATCTCCAGTGAGGCGGCTGGTGAAATGAAATTCACTGGAGCTTTTTGTGAAGTCCCCAGCTGTTATTTTATGCAAGGCTCCAGCTGCCATAGCGTTTTCCATGccgatgcccccccccacccccgaagcagagggacagaagcCACTTACCAAACTGGTCTTAGTTCCTACAGGACCTGCCAGGCATGCTGGCAGAAGCACCTCTTGTTTCAAAGCCAACCTGTCTGACCCCAGGTAGCTCCTCCTGTGGACGCTGAGCCTCCCCCTAATGTAGGGCTGGAACCATCCTGCCAAAGCAAGCCAgtgcttttcttgggggggggggggttgtcttttctacccagtggatgtttcagTACTAGCTGCCCTTGCTTTGAAAATAAATACCTGGGCAAGAGAGTTGCTCACCTTcccactagccccccccccctcaggctttGGGAGGCTGTTCGGAAAGGCAGGTGGAGGTCCAAGCCTGCAAGCAGAAAGCCAGCAGCGCAGGTCTTGCCAGGCTACAGGACATTTCCCCTACCTGTGTccactggaaattcctggagatgagaTAGGAGGACCTCAGCGAAGGATCCCCACCCCCCGTCCAGGCTCTCTCTCCTTGGAAGCTGGCAAGCCTGGGTGGCAACCCGTGCCTGCGGGCTGAGGGGCGCACGTCGGGGCTTGGTCGCGTGCTCTGGCGGCACTCCCCTCCGCCGGGCGCTCCAGAGGCCCTGCCTGCCGGCCCTTCGCGTGGCCGCGCCCCGACAGCCCGGCCGGCGAGCGGCGCCATAAATAGGTGGGGAGGGCCGAGGGCAGCTCCTCCCCGGGGCTTCGACGGCCCTCCGCCGGCcaggccggaggaggaggaggaggagaagcagcagagggGCGGCCGCGAGCGGCTAACACCCACTGACCGCCGGCAAGCAGGCTGGAGCGCCGCGGACGCCCCTGGCCCGACGCGGCTGCCCGGCCGCCCGCCATGCGCTCCTCCGCGCCGGCCGACGAGGGCGCCCTGTGCGCCGTGCCGCTGCACGTCTGGCAGGGGCGCGCCGTCGGAGGCAGAGCCGCCGGCCCAGGTAATGCCCAGCCCGCGCGGGCTCCCGCCTCCCCTGCGGCCCGTCTCCGCTCCGCTCGGAGGGCGGCCCGCTCTTGCCGCTTTCGGGCCGGGCCACGTCGAGCGGGCCGTGCGGACTAGGCGCTTGCGAAGCCGGGCCGCGTATGGGTCagtgcgggggggcggggagagcaaCCTTTGGCGCCGTGCACCTTGCAAGCGAGCCGGACGGCGGCCCCGGCGCTGAGTCCGCGGGAAGACCTCATGGGCTCCTTACGGCCTTGcacccggggtggggtggggtgggggggcggccggtgCAAATCTCCCTCTCTGCAGGCGCGGccttaggaccccccccccccacctaaagTCAGCCCCCTTCCAAAGCAAGGGCCCTGCGTGACACACTGGCCGGGGAAACTGCCGGCCTGGGCTGGGGCCTAACCGCCTTTCCGGGTTCCCGttccagtgggtgggtgggtgggttcccATGGACCATCCCGGGCTCCTAGGGCGCTGCCCTCTTCCCAGCTGATAAACTGGAttggagtccaggaacaccttgggAAACAACAAGGGTTTTGTGGGGTGCGAACTTCCCGGAGTCCGAGCTGTCCCTGAAATTCTTGCTGGTCCCTGGATTTGCACCAGTGAGCGCAAACAGCTCCAAGCCCGGCCTGCTTTTCCAGGATGCGACTGCTGGCGTGGTCTTGGGTGAGAAGGCTGCGGATAATCGGAAGGATCCCTATTGTGAGTCGGAGCTTTTGGGATGGCTGTGAGCAGcgactgtcgggggggggggggggtgaaatggtGCCAGGAGgggccagcccctctgaggaCCTTGCTGGCCTCCCTCCAACATGGCAAACTGCTCAGGGTCCAAATGCAGTGGCCAGAAGCGAAGGGCGAGGTGGAAGGAGGCCGCCAAGAGGGCGGGATTGAGGATAGCAGAGGGGGAACGCCTCCACTGGGGCCGCTCGGTGCTTGCCGGATGCGGGAGGGACGAAAGGGCTCCCCGGGTGCTGTGGTACCCCACTATCTGGAGGGGTCTACCatggtctcaaagcagctctgtGGCCAGTGACAGGGcactgtggggagcagaaggccAGGGGATACGTGTCGGTCTCGAGGCCTGGAGAGCATTCACAAAGGAGAGGCCCACAGCTCTTTGTGGTGTGTGGGGGACTGGTGTGCTTCTCCTGGTGGGTGGAGTCACAGCAGCCTCACCCCCTGGCTTCTCAGCAGTTGcagcccgggggtgggggtgggggctgcacgAGGGCAGAGCTGACTTTGGCCTTGCCTGTCAGGAGAAGAGGAAGCATGGAGGCGAAGGCTCCGCCATGCTTGGCAACCAGGCCGGAAGTGTTGGTGTGACCTGGGGCCACCGGAGCTGCTGATGGAattgctcttttctgcttttTCCAAATGGTCACTGGAAAACAAGCACGGCCTCCCCTGGGGCTCCTGATGACTTAGGGAAgcacctgcttatgcccccccccccccgccgcagggCTGCCCTGCTGGCCCCTGATGTCTGTAGCACTGCACCCAGCGGCATCCCATGCAAAGtttgcctgcccgcctgccctcTGGCCTTGATTTATCTCCCACAGTGAGATTATCTCTGCCAACCACTCAGACTCTCCGATTAAAAGAACCACTAGCTTAAAATGTTAACGAATTTGTCCCACTGCATAGTGTGGATCTGCGGTTTCCGCATCAGGCACACATCtgggttgctgctgctgttgttgtcgttgttattATTACGATTTATTGCCTGGCACTcttggcagaggcagctctcccTGTTGAGTCTCTCttcaagctccttggaggaaaatgtGGTCAGGGAATGGTcatttgctcctgggaaggatgaGATCCGCTAAGCGAGGCCAGAACACTTTGGGCGCCAAACAGGTGCAGGAGAGAAGTGTCAGGAGGCTGGGCCTGCCTGTTCCCTTTGAGTTCCACTGGAAAGGCCTTGCTCTCGGGGGTGGGGGCTCTCCCCTGGCACTCTTGCAGGCGAGTACCGATGTAAAAAAGTCTCGTCGTTAAGACTCCCGCAC
This region of Paroedura picta isolate Pp20150507F chromosome 14, Ppicta_v3.0, whole genome shotgun sequence genomic DNA includes:
- the LOC143823492 gene encoding uncharacterized protein LOC143823492, translating into MFLSPSENQLVCQDSHSEGAHEVFPRTQRRGRRPARLQGARRQRLLSPPPRTDPYAARLRKRLVRTARSTWPGPKAARAGRPPSGAETGRRGGGSPRGLGITWAGGSASDGAPLPDVQRHGAQGALVGRRGGAHGGRPGSRVGPGASAALQPACRRSVGVSRSRPPLCCFSSSSSSGLAGGGPSKPRGGAALGPPHLFMAPLAGRAVGARPREGPAGRASGAPGGGECRQSTRPSPDVRPSARRHGLPPRLASFQGERAWTGGGDPSLRSSYLISRNFQWTQCLRMTQQQTQKTTRRALLDQTRGSISSSNLSHTMAHQFLLALGCRG